The genomic DNA TACTGCTTGACCTGTTGCTAGTATCTCTCGCTGCTTTACGATCTTGACTAGAGCTATAGGTTGTTGTTCCATGTCTTTAAGTAAAGTGTAGCCATAGGTAAATTGATAACTTTGGGGGACTATGACATCCTCATCTCTTGTCAGTAATTTGTTCAGTACCTCATCTAGGGACTTAATTTTTTTGGCATCAGTAATATGTTGTAAACGTATGTCTAGGTTTTTGCGCTGACCGATACGGTTAATAAACTGTTGATCAATTCTCCTGGCTACCACAAAAAAGCCCCTTGGTGTGCCACTTAAATCAGAACGTATAACAGGGTAAGTGGCTATCAGAAAAATCTCATTATTGAGACTCAGTAGACCAAAATTACTTCTTTTGGGGTTAGGCTGGGTAAAAGTCAACAAGTGGGGCTTTGCCACCAAGTAGTTCTGGATTTTCTGCTGGAGAGAGTTATCTACAGCTACACCACCCACAAATTGTCTGTTTAGCCGCAGATACATCACTAGGTCAACATCCAGGCTAGTGAGGGTATCATGCACTAGGTTTGACCTGCTAAACGCTCGATTTCTATCTTGTACAAATTGATAAGCGTCGTCCCACGCTGCCCAGTCTCCGTAACGGGTGGCAATGTAGTTACTTTCCTCCTTTATAGTCTTTCTTAGTCGACTCAGTTCTGTCCTTAACTCCCGTTTTTCTAGTTGGGAATAATTGGTGTAGAGAACATTTCTAGCATAGAGGTAAAAGACAACTAAAAAAGTAATAATGGTGGCACTACTAATCAGGGCAGTTTTGCAGAATAGAGATTGCCCAGTAGGATATTTTTCCACTGATGCCAGGACATTGAAGATGGAACCAAAGTAATGTTCCCAAACCTTTATAAGAAGGACATAAGTCATTACTACCAGCAAGGTAAATAGAATTACTCTGGTTGTAGCCCACAGCACCTTGCTGTAAAGGTAATCAGCTACAAATACGACTATTTCCTGTTGAGAATCATACTGGGAGGAAAAGACAGACCTGAAATAGCCAAATTGATTACCACGGGTAAGATTAACTCTCCCCACTCCATCAAAGAGGGGCAGAACTTCCTGCCGTACCGTATAGTAGTTAGACCGATCGGCAGTACAGCTATGCATAATAAGCACAACCCGATCGTTAATCCTGCGCAACCCCTGGACACAATCAACTCCCACATCCCTTGCGAAGCGTTGGAGCAAGTTCACTCTATGTCTGTATTCTTTCTCTGATACACCCTCAGGTTTGCTAGTTCTAATGAGATAGTCATCCCCAACAATCTCTGGTATAGCTCGGGCTGCCATAAACAGGGATTCTTCTAACTGTCTCTGTTCTTCTACATAGATATTAGTAAAGATGGCGAGAAACACTCCTCCTGCTACTAGGGTGGTTGTTACTAGCTGTTGGGACTTTATCCTGATGTTAATACTAAGCAGGGTATAGACTACTAGGCTAATAACTGTGATCAAAATACTGGTTACTAAGATTTGCCGTAGCCGTCGCTGATAGTCCTTAATTTGAATATCGGCACCCAAGACAAAACGCTTCCCCGCCTTGTTTTTGTAGACCTCTAAGTAGCTGAGAAAATCCCCAAATTCATCACTAGCTGCTTCTAAAACTGAGTTTTGATTAGCTGTGCCTCGGAGCATGGCAACTATTCTGGGGGGGGCTGAACGAAATTCTGCCCAAAATCCTTGACCCCCTACTCTTTGATCAAGGGGTAATGAATCTACTACCTCTACTACTTGACCCTCTTGATTGAGGGTATAGGCGTAAATGTAGACGATCTCCCCGATCCCTTGGCGGTAGTTATCCAGGCGGTTGACAATTGTTGCATACTCTGCAGGAGTGACGGAGGTAGCATCAGTAATTTTGTCTAAGTAGGACTGACCTAAGATATAGGGCAGGGTTTTAGTGGCTTGGATTAATTTATTACTAATGCGCGCTTTGTAGCTGGCAGCCATACGCCAGTAGAAAATACTTGTACCGCCTATCCCGATTGCCAGCAGGGACAGCAAGGCAGTAGTAAATTGGCGAGGTGACATCTATTGGTCAATTTGGCGGGCTAATTCCACATCCTTGTTAGTGATGCCCCCTGCATCGTGGGTAGTGAGATTAATGGTGACGCGGTTGTAAACGTTGTACCAATCGGGATGATGGTCCATTTTTTCCGCAATCAGGGCCACCTTGGTCATAAAGGCAAAGGCGGCAACAAAACTGGGAAACTGATAGACCTTGTGCAGCTTGCCCTCGACTAACTGCCAGCCTGTTAGAGTCGTAAGTGCCTCTTGAATTTCCGCTTCTGTCAGCTTTTGCGTACTCATGGCTCTGCCCCGCTTTCTTTTCCCTCTACATTGTACCCAACTACTAAGCTTTTCCGTTAAGATTTGAATGGTTCTGTAGCAGATTTTGCTATGCAGGTTTTGCCGTCCCGTAAGTCAATCTGGCGACAATTACAAACCAATGAGATTGCTTCCTGCCAAGAGGCTCTCAGTCTGCTGGTGGATGCTGAGGGGAGGGTAAATATTGATGCCCTCGACAACGAACTAAATCAGCGCTTCTTTCGCTCCTTTGATGACCGCAGCGTGCTCCCCCCTGTGATCCCCTTGCTGTTATGGCGTAACTGCTATTACCTAGGCTGCCCCACTAAATTACCTGACCATGAGGTGCGCCTGCTCGCCGATCGGACACTGACAGAGGTAAAAATCATCCCTATTGCTGCCGAGAGCTACAAGGCGTGGTTTCGCACCCAGAATGTTCCTGACCCCAGCCGTATTACGTCTGCTCCCTTGATTAATCCCCTGACAGGGGAGGTGGAACAGGCGGATATTTCTGAGGTTACTAATCTCTATCTGTCCCAGGCGGCTGACCAGACGCGACGGATTAATGCCCTCATTTCCGTGGCGTTGCAGAACCGTGCCAGTGATATTCACCTAGAACCGACACCCCAGGGCTTGCGCGTGCGCTACCGCATTGATGGCATTTTGCGGGATGTCAAGGTCTTGCCTGTGGAGGTGAGCCGTAAGATTATCGTCGCCCTCAAGGTAATGTGTGATATGGACATTGCCGAAAGTCGGCGCCCCCAGGATGGTCGCATTAATCGGGAATATACCAGTGGGGATAGCATGGCAGCGGGGTTGGATATGCGGGTGAGTACCCTGCCCTGTGTGGGGGGAGAAAAGGCAGTCATTCGGCTCTTGCCCAGGGAAAATCCTTTCTCCAAGGAAATGCTGGAGGGTTTGGGCTTCAGCAAACGGACATTGGCAATCTATAAAAGATGGCTCTATCAGCCCCAGGGACTAATCATTATCACGGGTCCCACAGGTTCAGGGAAGACTAGCACTCTTTACACGAGTTTGCAGTTGATCGCCAAGGAACAGGTGAATGTGGTAACGGTAGAAGACCCCGTAGAGTATGTGTTGCCCAATATTACTCAAACCCAGGTGAATGAAGCGGCAGGGATGACTTTTGCAGCGGGGTTAAGGGCAATACTGCGGCAGGACCCTGATATTGTCATGGTGGGGGAGGTGCGCGACCCGGAAACGGCAGAAACAGTGGTGAGAGCGGCTTTGACTGGTCACCTAGTATTGACCACTATGCACACTAACGATGCTCCTAGTGCGATTCCCCGCCTGAAGGATTTGGGCCCAGACCCTGGTTTAATTAGCGATGCCCTGTTGGGGATTGTGGCTCAGCGTTTGGTACGTAAAGTTTGCCCCTATTGTGGGGAACCCTACACGCCTACGGCGGAAGAGTTAGACAGGCTGGGGATTCCTGCCGTACCTGAGAATATGCAATGGCGAAAGGGTAAGGGCTGTGATAAGTGTTTTGGTAGTGGCTTTTTGGGACGAGAAGCGGTGGTGGAAATTGTCGATGTGGATGACCATATCCGTGAGTTAATTTATGAAGGAACTCCTAGTCAACTGATGCGCTATCTCCGCAAGATTGACTATCCTTCTTTTCGCGTGGCAGCGATCGAGAAGGTCTGCAGAGGGATCACTACCTATGATGAGTTGGTGCGTGTGCTGCCCTATAGTGCTCTTGCCCGTAAATCTTAGTTTTTCCTTTCGCTCTGGTCAATGGCTGTAGGGGGTACTATGATAGGGTTGTAGCGAGTGAAGATAGGTACTTCTCCCGTGCATTACCCTGCTTTCGGTCCAGAAATTGCCTGCCCCCACTGCCGTCAAACAATCCCGGCTCTGATTTTAACGGATACTTACCTCTGCCCTCGCCATGGTGCTTTTGAGGTTGACCCCGATCGGCAAGAGTTAGTCCATTTGCAATCAGGGCGGCGCTGGCGGTTGTGGAATGGTGTCTGGTATCGCCAACATACTCATCCCGACAGTATTCGGTTTGAGATTCACGAACAGTTGGACTATCTTTACACGCAAGGCTATCGTGCCCTCAAGGTAATCATTGCTCAGCGGTATAAGGATTTGTTGATGCCTTTTTTGGAGCGCTTCCCTGACTACAGTACCCCCCGACTGTTTGGCTTGCAGGTGGAGTTTAATGAAGAGGAGGACGAACGGTGGCAATGTATCAATTTTGAACTGACTAAGGAACCGGGTATTCCCGTCAGGTATCCTTATTTACATCAGTTGTAGGAGGGGTTTATGGGCGATTCTAAACGGCGTAAGGAAATTTTAGGGGAGAACTACGGCAAACCCCAACCGATCGTGGCTTGGTTGCCCTGGCTGACCAAGGATAGGGCTGATCAGTTTGTCAAAATTACCACTACAGGGGCGTGGATTGGCATCGGGGCAATGGTGGTCGTGTGGGTGACGGTGCGCTTCATTGGTCCTAGTTTGGGCTGGTGGACGTTGGTAAACCAATGATCGATTACCCCAGCTTGGCTAGTTTACCCCTCTATTCCTATCTAAAGGAAAATGGTCAGATTGACGAAGGGCTAGCAAGGAAAATAGGAGTATATGCTATCTTCAACGAGGCACAAGACCTTGTCTACGTGGGTGTTTCCCGTGATATTGCTACCAGTTTGAAACAGCACTTGGTCAGACTCACTGATCAATGTCATTTCTACAAGGTGTGGACGGCGGATAGTTGGGATGCAGAGGATGAAGTTGTCAAGCATAGAATTATCAGGGGGGTG from Pseudanabaenaceae cyanobacterium SKYG29 includes the following:
- a CDS encoding DUF2839 domain-containing protein, producing the protein MGDSKRRKEILGENYGKPQPIVAWLPWLTKDRADQFVKITTTGAWIGIGAMVVVWVTVRFIGPSLGWWTLVNQ
- a CDS encoding TIGR02652 family protein, with translation MGTSPVHYPAFGPEIACPHCRQTIPALILTDTYLCPRHGAFEVDPDRQELVHLQSGRRWRLWNGVWYRQHTHPDSIRFEIHEQLDYLYTQGYRALKVIIAQRYKDLLMPFLERFPDYSTPRLFGLQVEFNEEEDERWQCINFELTKEPGIPVRYPYLHQL
- a CDS encoding GIY-YIG nuclease family protein, giving the protein MIDYPSLASLPLYSYLKENGQIDEGLARKIGVYAIFNEAQDLVYVGVSRDIATSLKQHLVRLTDQCHFYKVWTADSWDAEDEVVKHRIIRGVARRMEEEIMQKLVQRGVKFEVKFHPKRREEGLLDLKLY
- a CDS encoding SpoIIE family protein phosphatase, giving the protein MSPRQFTTALLSLLAIGIGGTSIFYWRMAASYKARISNKLIQATKTLPYILGQSYLDKITDATSVTPAEYATIVNRLDNYRQGIGEIVYIYAYTLNQEGQVVEVVDSLPLDQRVGGQGFWAEFRSAPPRIVAMLRGTANQNSVLEAASDEFGDFLSYLEVYKNKAGKRFVLGADIQIKDYQRRLRQILVTSILITVISLVVYTLLSINIRIKSQQLVTTTLVAGGVFLAIFTNIYVEEQRQLEESLFMAARAIPEIVGDDYLIRTSKPEGVSEKEYRHRVNLLQRFARDVGVDCVQGLRRINDRVVLIMHSCTADRSNYYTVRQEVLPLFDGVGRVNLTRGNQFGYFRSVFSSQYDSQQEIVVFVADYLYSKVLWATTRVILFTLLVVMTYVLLIKVWEHYFGSIFNVLASVEKYPTGQSLFCKTALISSATIITFLVVFYLYARNVLYTNYSQLEKRELRTELSRLRKTIKEESNYIATRYGDWAAWDDAYQFVQDRNRAFSRSNLVHDTLTSLDVDLVMYLRLNRQFVGGVAVDNSLQQKIQNYLVAKPHLLTFTQPNPKRSNFGLLSLNNEIFLIATYPVIRSDLSGTPRGFFVVARRIDQQFINRIGQRKNLDIRLQHITDAKKIKSLDEVLNKLLTRDEDVIVPQSYQFTYGYTLLKDMEQQPIALVKIVKQREILATGQAVIDRTLLVGFLSFGLITLGANLLVLQRVVTLRLLRMVDSLKQQKERESLHKLSVVGNDEIAYLANTFNQLLEINERNHEKFRKIFRACPTAIIIVHCANGNILDVNPSCENLLGYRAEELIGKNIDEFGGWFFGYDISHILMEQEDNDYLRSIEVNIYDREGREINCKIFVEIVEIAGEHCLLYNILDISDIKRLNKAINRANSLLRAQQETSIDGILAVDEQGKIVSFNQRFCHMWNLTPEQLEGKIIHEVLNGSQLTYGLREAIERAYDVERGEYCDELPLPDNRVFDVRAQSISGNNKKYYGQIWYFRDITALVEIEDKLREQYQKLEAANAEIAKLNQQLVAENLRMSAELNVARQLQKMLLPRLTDLHKLLGVDVVAFMQPAEEVGGDYYDVFCLDRTVYISIGDITGHGLDSGVIMLMVQAIVTTLVELRLPPHQLIAVLNAVLLKNLDRINSDKALTFTMVSWQEGRLEIIGQHEDVLILRNNGSVERVDTFDLGFPIGLETDVSPYLQYYSTELLAGEAVIMFTDGVTEAASPTGELYGLDRLCEVALKHRRKTSQQILDRIVADIQAHIGNSKILDDITIIVFKQKCDYG
- a CDS encoding GspE/PulE family protein — translated: MQVLPSRKSIWRQLQTNEIASCQEALSLLVDAEGRVNIDALDNELNQRFFRSFDDRSVLPPVIPLLLWRNCYYLGCPTKLPDHEVRLLADRTLTEVKIIPIAAESYKAWFRTQNVPDPSRITSAPLINPLTGEVEQADISEVTNLYLSQAADQTRRINALISVALQNRASDIHLEPTPQGLRVRYRIDGILRDVKVLPVEVSRKIIVALKVMCDMDIAESRRPQDGRINREYTSGDSMAAGLDMRVSTLPCVGGEKAVIRLLPRENPFSKEMLEGLGFSKRTLAIYKRWLYQPQGLIIITGPTGSGKTSTLYTSLQLIAKEQVNVVTVEDPVEYVLPNITQTQVNEAAGMTFAAGLRAILRQDPDIVMVGEVRDPETAETVVRAALTGHLVLTTMHTNDAPSAIPRLKDLGPDPGLISDALLGIVAQRLVRKVCPYCGEPYTPTAEELDRLGIPAVPENMQWRKGKGCDKCFGSGFLGREAVVEIVDVDDHIRELIYEGTPSQLMRYLRKIDYPSFRVAAIEKVCRGITTYDELVRVLPYSALARKS
- a CDS encoding 4a-hydroxytetrahydrobiopterin dehydratase gives rise to the protein MSTQKLTEAEIQEALTTLTGWQLVEGKLHKVYQFPSFVAAFAFMTKVALIAEKMDHHPDWYNVYNRVTINLTTHDAGGITNKDVELARQIDQ